In Paenibacillus sp. FSL R7-0345, a single window of DNA contains:
- a CDS encoding IS3 family transposase — translation MEDHRSRFCVERMCSVLQVSRSGYYKWRTAKPGPQAARKALLCQRITYHFHDTHGRYGSPKITILLQREGQKVSERTVGKYMRELGLRSCVAKKFRVHTTDSNHELPIAPNLLNQQFKTKKPNKTWVADITYIPCREGRLYLASVLDLCTREIVGWRLGDRMTTDLVLDALDDAHKAKRPKKGLIHHSDRGSQYASKEYRERLKKYRMKASMSRKGNCYDNACIESFHSLLKKEFVYCTRFKTKKQAYDAIYQYIEFFYNRKRIHGALGYLSPVQFAAKFKQKAA, via the coding sequence ATCGAAGATCATCGCTCCCGGTTCTGTGTGGAGAGGATGTGCAGCGTACTACAGGTGTCAAGGAGCGGCTATTACAAGTGGAGAACGGCCAAGCCAGGTCCGCAAGCAGCCCGAAAAGCGTTGCTATGCCAGCGGATTACTTATCATTTTCACGATACCCATGGTCGCTATGGCAGCCCTAAAATCACTATCCTCCTGCAGCGTGAAGGGCAAAAGGTCAGCGAACGTACCGTTGGAAAATACATGAGAGAACTCGGCCTGCGCTCCTGTGTCGCCAAGAAGTTTCGTGTGCATACGACCGATTCTAATCACGAGTTACCCATTGCACCGAACCTGCTAAATCAGCAATTTAAGACAAAAAAACCCAACAAGACCTGGGTTGCAGACATTACCTACATCCCCTGCCGTGAGGGACGGCTGTACCTGGCCAGCGTGCTCGACCTTTGCACCCGAGAAATCGTAGGCTGGAGGCTTGGCGATCGAATGACTACCGACCTCGTCTTAGATGCCCTGGACGACGCTCACAAGGCGAAACGCCCGAAGAAAGGCCTAATCCACCATTCCGATCGTGGCTCACAATACGCCTCCAAGGAGTACCGTGAGCGTTTGAAGAAGTACCGTATGAAAGCCAGTATGAGTCGTAAAGGTAACTGTTATGACAATGCCTGTATTGAATCTTTCCACAGCTTACTTAAGAAAGAGTTTGTGTACTGCACCCGATTCAAAACGAAGAAACAAGCCTATGACGCGATCTACCAGTACATTGAGTTTTTTTATAACCGCAAACGAATCCATGGTGCACTAGGCTATCTTTCGCCGGTTCAATTTGCAGCGAAATTTAAGCAGAAGGCAGCTTAA
- a CDS encoding transposase gives MSGTRKSYNEEFKRQTVKYIQEQTKTVAELAQELDIPAKTIHQWLGKYRQFQNEPVSSPEQTSEFKRQLEEKDQTIARMAEEMEILKKAVHIFSNPKN, from the coding sequence ATGAGTGGAACACGAAAAAGCTACAACGAGGAATTTAAACGACAGACGGTAAAGTATATCCAGGAGCAGACCAAGACGGTGGCGGAGTTAGCCCAGGAGCTGGATATCCCTGCAAAAACCATACATCAATGGTTAGGGAAATACCGGCAGTTCCAGAACGAACCCGTTTCCAGCCCAGAGCAAACGAGTGAGTTCAAACGGCAACTGGAGGAAAAAGATCAAACCATCGCTAGAATGGCAGAAGAGATGGAAATCCTAAAAAAAGCAGTGCACATCTTCAGCAATCCAAAGAACTAA
- a CDS encoding fused MFS/spermidine synthase has translation MQPQNNNDEILVYETTELYGEKGRFRVLQFSGDAIQGALDLEQPKRIVFEYPRAMIHLMEYNRPLFQDVFLIGHGIGTIAGYFADKHFKVAEVNAEVVRYSRSHFGYTQDNVMTGDGRSLLESERDGQYDYILLDAFTASGTPQHLISHEFFRLTRSKLHSGGSILMNLMGKSENDRLMNAIHTTLSEHYPYVEAFALPAEGAADVRNIIMMGSGRPITYQARHLAGFIPVTLGQGHVIWD, from the coding sequence TTGCAGCCACAGAATAACAATGATGAAATCCTGGTGTATGAAACTACAGAGTTATATGGGGAAAAAGGACGCTTCCGCGTCCTCCAGTTTTCCGGAGATGCTATCCAGGGAGCGCTTGATCTGGAGCAGCCGAAGCGGATTGTGTTTGAATACCCGCGGGCGATGATTCACTTGATGGAGTATAACCGGCCGCTATTTCAGGATGTCTTCCTGATCGGGCACGGGATAGGCACGATCGCCGGTTATTTTGCGGATAAACACTTCAAGGTGGCCGAGGTGAATGCGGAGGTCGTCCGTTACAGCCGGTCCCATTTCGGCTACACGCAGGACAACGTCATGACCGGCGACGGCCGCAGCCTGCTGGAGTCGGAACGGGACGGCCAGTACGATTACATTCTGCTGGACGCCTTTACCGCCTCCGGTACGCCGCAGCATCTGATCTCCCATGAGTTTTTCCGGCTGACCCGCTCCAAGCTCCATTCCGGCGGCTCCATCCTCATGAACCTGATGGGCAAAAGCGAAAACGACCGCCTGATGAACGCCATCCACACCACGCTCAGCGAACATTACCCCTATGTTGAAGCCTTCGCCCTGCCCGCAGAGGGCGCTGCGGATGTCCGCAACATCATCATGATGGGCAGCGGCCGCCCGATCACCTATCAGGCCCGCCACCTGGCCGGCTTCATCCCGGTCACCCTTGGCCAGGGGCATGTGATTTGGGACTGA
- a CDS encoding response regulator has protein sequence MLRIVIVDDEVLIREGLARMISKESSTFCVIGTYPDGKQLLDELPALQVDVVITDIRMPQIDGLELIKRLKAGYPQIRTLLMSGFTEFNYAREAIRSSAVDYLLKPINKEQLFEVLHSLEQERKLQRDKEERQRSGLLLSLLQIAEPSAALISGILLPLPCFTVTVVKGGRLEGAIAYADRLREDQRIISDLLEVYKGLLAWVRYSREPLTLAERREPASEVGMACPQQRLHLGVSRSYDDPAQLRTAYLEAKLACDAGIYNPQPLHYATIEELRPAGHETAADPFLPLREQLIHELQILNIPGVREWIHRLFCTFEAQQADPELIIRCLQQVEETVRNELKEFEAAHWQENRPRLEESIRSCMSLGEIEELFTSILIAVLDDIRTHRLEMSGTAVETVKRWVSAHYKQHADLNMLAGMVFLTPSYLSKLFKQETGLTLTDYVIEIRIRTAKQLLKSSPDLKVHEIGTEVGYPDPAYFNKLFKKIVGVTPNEYKRISHV, from the coding sequence TTGCTGCGCATAGTAATTGTAGATGATGAGGTACTGATCCGCGAAGGCCTGGCCCGGATGATCAGCAAAGAGAGCAGCACCTTTTGTGTCATTGGCACCTATCCGGACGGCAAGCAGCTGCTGGATGAGCTGCCCGCCCTGCAGGTAGATGTTGTCATTACCGATATCCGCATGCCGCAGATCGACGGACTGGAGCTGATCAAACGGCTAAAGGCCGGGTATCCGCAGATCCGGACACTGCTGATGAGCGGGTTCACCGAATTTAATTATGCCAGGGAGGCGATCCGCAGCTCTGCTGTGGACTACCTGTTGAAGCCGATTAACAAGGAGCAGCTCTTTGAGGTGCTCCATTCGCTTGAGCAGGAGCGGAAGCTGCAGCGGGACAAGGAAGAACGCCAGCGCTCCGGCCTGCTGCTCTCGCTGCTGCAGATCGCAGAGCCCTCGGCTGCGCTGATCAGCGGCATTCTCCTGCCCCTTCCCTGTTTCACAGTCACTGTTGTGAAAGGCGGACGTCTGGAAGGAGCCATAGCCTATGCAGACCGCCTCCGGGAAGATCAGAGGATTATCTCTGATCTGCTTGAGGTTTATAAAGGGCTGCTGGCCTGGGTCCGCTATTCCCGGGAGCCGCTTACCCTTGCCGAGCGGCGGGAGCCAGCCAGTGAAGTCGGGATGGCTTGCCCGCAGCAGCGGCTCCACCTCGGGGTCAGCCGCTCTTATGACGATCCGGCACAGCTGCGGACCGCCTATCTCGAAGCCAAGCTAGCCTGCGATGCGGGAATCTATAACCCGCAGCCGCTGCATTATGCTACTATTGAGGAATTGAGGCCTGCCGGTCACGAAACCGCTGCCGATCCCTTCCTTCCGCTTCGGGAGCAGCTCATTCATGAGCTGCAGATTCTCAACATACCCGGAGTCCGGGAATGGATTCACAGGCTGTTCTGCACCTTCGAGGCACAACAGGCCGATCCGGAGCTTATTATCCGCTGCCTGCAGCAGGTGGAGGAAACGGTACGTAATGAGCTCAAGGAATTTGAGGCGGCCCACTGGCAGGAGAACCGTCCGAGACTGGAAGAGAGCATCCGGTCCTGCATGAGCCTCGGCGAGATTGAAGAACTGTTCACTTCCATTCTAATTGCTGTGCTGGATGATATTCGCACCCACCGGCTGGAGATGTCCGGTACGGCGGTCGAAACGGTGAAGCGCTGGGTATCTGCCCACTATAAGCAGCATGCGGATCTGAATATGCTGGCCGGAATGGTTTTTTTGACGCCAAGCTATTTAAGCAAGCTGTTCAAGCAGGAGACGGGACTGACCCTGACCGATTATGTCATTGAAATCCGCATCCGGACAGCCAAGCAGCTGCTGAAGAGCAGCCCGGATCTGAAGGTACACGAAATCGGCACCGAGGTCGGCTATCCTGATCCTGCCTACTTCAACAAGCTGTTCAAAAAAATCGTCGGCGTCACGCCGAATGAATACAAACGAATTTCCCACGTATAG
- a CDS encoding sensor histidine kinase, which yields MVSYILSIPRRLWLFLANLPMERKLIVVFVFVLSLPITYVSYLSSRSTFNSVLQSSTKSAGQMAGNASDTIDRYIADLKRYTALPLYNTDVQSYLEQQNADWEKNTGMSMFLSYLIHTKEEMTAVYLVDKYGYVFYDRSPGINELFPAERITQWRDLTEEAGVAPVVQGRHTIRVNATQHREVFSVMRTVSSVSMLKPIGMIVFDIDIKLFKGIADPVNAVTQGNTIIADEHGGLVYGGEAKDSQGVDTDKQDNALALLLQQTTGPEGHFQIRLEDQDYLAVYTVSQKTGWTTMVTIPLERILTPVQKTRNTLILTTLAIVAIALVVATFMSYALTKPLKSLVRLMKQVQHGNLDVWLSPKYNDEIGMIGSHFNRMIIRVKDLLQEVALTEKRKQKADMRALQNQINPHFIYNTLESIRMLAEGSDDPRVAELTYLLGLQMRYGIVRSEEMVTIRHELDHVRNYLNLLQIRFPDKFRLDINVPEQFLPLPVLKLVFQPVVENAVFHGLEPKEGPGTLSITAWSEDGKTVFCVADDGVGMDGSTLRLLNSNLLNSTDSEMFGIGLRNVNERLRLHYGSSCGLQVFSEPGRGTRVILRIDDLGDAPDEE from the coding sequence GTGGTTTCCTATATCCTGAGCATTCCGCGCAGACTCTGGCTGTTCCTGGCCAACCTGCCCATGGAGCGCAAGCTGATTGTCGTATTCGTCTTTGTGCTCTCCCTGCCGATCACCTATGTCAGCTACCTGTCCTCGCGCTCTACCTTCAATTCGGTGCTGCAGAGCTCCACGAAGAGTGCCGGGCAGATGGCGGGCAATGCCTCGGATACCATCGACAGATATATCGCCGACCTGAAAAGATACACCGCATTGCCGCTATACAACACTGATGTACAATCCTATCTGGAGCAGCAGAACGCCGACTGGGAAAAGAACACCGGCATGTCGATGTTCCTGAGCTATTTGATCCATACCAAAGAAGAGATGACTGCCGTATACTTAGTGGATAAATACGGTTACGTGTTCTATGACCGGTCTCCCGGGATTAATGAGCTGTTCCCGGCAGAACGGATAACGCAGTGGCGGGATCTGACGGAAGAGGCCGGGGTAGCTCCCGTTGTGCAGGGCCGGCACACCATCCGGGTGAACGCCACTCAGCACCGCGAGGTGTTCAGCGTGATGCGGACAGTCTCTTCCGTCAGCATGCTGAAGCCGATCGGGATGATCGTATTCGACATCGACATCAAGCTGTTCAAAGGCATCGCCGATCCTGTAAACGCCGTCACCCAAGGTAATACGATCATAGCGGATGAGCATGGCGGGCTGGTTTATGGCGGTGAGGCTAAAGATTCGCAGGGCGTGGATACCGATAAACAAGATAACGCTCTGGCTCTGCTGCTGCAGCAGACGACGGGCCCTGAAGGACATTTTCAGATCAGGCTGGAAGATCAGGACTATCTGGCCGTATACACCGTATCGCAGAAAACCGGCTGGACGACAATGGTTACAATCCCGCTGGAACGTATCCTTACCCCGGTGCAGAAAACCCGCAACACGCTGATTTTGACAACACTGGCGATTGTCGCCATTGCTTTGGTGGTAGCCACCTTTATGTCCTATGCGCTGACCAAGCCGCTCAAATCACTGGTCCGGCTGATGAAGCAGGTGCAGCACGGCAATCTGGATGTGTGGCTCTCCCCCAAATATAATGATGAGATTGGAATGATCGGCAGCCACTTCAACCGGATGATCATCCGGGTCAAGGACCTGCTCCAGGAAGTGGCGCTGACCGAAAAACGCAAGCAGAAGGCCGATATGCGGGCTTTGCAGAACCAAATCAACCCGCATTTCATTTACAATACGCTGGAATCCATCCGTATGCTGGCGGAGGGCAGTGATGATCCGCGTGTAGCGGAGCTGACCTACCTGCTTGGGCTGCAGATGCGCTACGGCATTGTCCGCAGCGAGGAAATGGTAACAATCCGCCATGAGCTGGATCATGTGCGCAACTATCTCAACCTGCTGCAGATCCGCTTCCCGGATAAATTCAGGCTGGATATTAATGTGCCTGAACAATTCCTCCCGCTGCCGGTACTTAAGCTGGTATTCCAGCCGGTTGTCGAGAACGCTGTATTCCACGGTCTGGAGCCAAAAGAGGGCCCGGGTACCCTCAGCATCACCGCGTGGAGTGAGGATGGCAAAACCGTATTTTGTGTTGCCGATGACGGTGTCGGCATGGACGGGAGCACGCTGCGCCTGCTGAACAGCAACCTGCTGAACAGCACCGACAGCGAAATGTTTGGCATCGGGCTGCGCAATGTCAATGAGCGGCTGCGGCTGCACTACGGCAGCTCCTGCGGGCTGCAGGTGTTCAGCGAGCCTGGCCGCGGCACCCGTGTCATTCTGCGGATCGACGATCTCGGAGATGCACCGGACGAAGAATAA
- a CDS encoding carbohydrate ABC transporter permease yields the protein MTHSKFRTVDFLKYVSLLIGVFVVLFPPYVVIVNAFKSTDEFNTSSSMALPKSFLNFDNFIAVFQRGGLLSGFGNVLVIIIITLTLNILFGTMVAYVLGRFNFKLKPLVFGAYLVATIIPSITTQVATFGIIKSLGLYNTLGAPIVLYIGADVIQIILYLQFIRNIPFDLDESAMVEGASLFKIYRSIIFPLLTPATATLVILKTISIYNDMYIPYLYMPKQSLGVVTTILMRFQGVNSGEWNLICAAILLILLPTVILYFFLQRYIFEGVTSGAVK from the coding sequence ATGACCCACAGCAAATTCCGCACTGTTGATTTTCTCAAATACGTTTCGCTCCTGATCGGGGTGTTTGTCGTCCTTTTCCCGCCTTACGTGGTTATCGTCAATGCCTTCAAATCTACGGATGAATTCAACACCAGCAGCTCTATGGCTCTCCCGAAAAGCTTCCTGAACTTTGACAACTTTATCGCCGTGTTCCAGCGCGGAGGTCTGCTCAGCGGCTTCGGCAACGTGCTGGTGATCATCATAATTACATTGACCCTGAACATTCTGTTTGGCACAATGGTGGCATACGTGCTGGGCCGCTTCAATTTTAAACTGAAACCGCTTGTATTCGGAGCTTACCTGGTCGCTACCATCATTCCGAGCATCACCACCCAGGTCGCCACCTTCGGTATTATCAAAAGCCTGGGGCTCTATAACACACTCGGCGCTCCCATTGTGCTCTACATCGGTGCTGACGTGATCCAGATCATTCTGTATCTGCAGTTTATCCGCAATATTCCGTTTGATCTCGACGAGAGTGCCATGGTGGAAGGGGCTTCCCTGTTCAAAATCTACCGTTCGATCATCTTCCCGCTCCTTACCCCGGCAACCGCTACGCTGGTGATCCTGAAGACGATCAGCATTTACAATGACATGTACATCCCTTACCTTTATATGCCCAAACAAAGCCTTGGCGTGGTGACCACGATCCTGATGCGGTTCCAGGGGGTCAACTCGGGCGAATGGAATCTGATCTGTGCGGCGATTTTGCTGATTTTGCTGCCGACGGTCATTCTGTACTTCTTCCTGCAGCGTTATATTTTTGAAGGAGTTACCAGCGGCGCGGTAAAATAG
- a CDS encoding sugar ABC transporter permease gives MFGTLSYNKQKLIIIISFLTIPLLLLATFTYYPALKLIYYSFTNWDGYSPEKPWVGLDNYREVFGNPDIFKVFTHNFAYFVMGIVQNIVAIYFAVVLSSKLRGKNAFRIMLFLPYIMNGVAVAFMFGYVFDTTNGSLNLFLNSIGLTGLGQTSWLGTEGLVNYSLASTGFWRFMGYNMVIYIASLQAIPKDIYEAAKIDGAGSFQTLWRITLPNMKPVIQLNLFLTVTGALEVFDLPFVLTKGGPAGASETYVQKVVDTAFAFNNYGLASAMSIILLFFVVIVLLVQQLVLSRGGDK, from the coding sequence ATGTTCGGCACATTATCCTATAACAAACAAAAGTTAATTATCATCATTTCCTTTCTGACCATTCCGCTGCTGCTGCTGGCAACGTTCACCTACTACCCTGCCCTTAAGCTCATCTATTACAGCTTCACCAACTGGGACGGCTACAGCCCGGAGAAACCTTGGGTCGGCCTGGACAATTACCGCGAGGTGTTCGGCAATCCGGATATTTTCAAGGTGTTCACACATAACTTTGCCTACTTCGTCATGGGGATTGTCCAGAACATCGTCGCCATCTACTTCGCTGTCGTACTGAGCAGTAAGCTGCGCGGCAAAAACGCCTTCCGCATTATGCTCTTCCTGCCTTATATTATGAACGGTGTCGCGGTGGCTTTTATGTTCGGTTATGTTTTTGACACCACCAACGGCTCCCTGAACCTGTTCCTGAACAGCATCGGGCTTACCGGACTCGGCCAGACCAGCTGGCTCGGTACCGAAGGGCTGGTTAACTACTCGCTCGCTTCGACCGGCTTCTGGCGGTTCATGGGCTATAACATGGTAATCTATATCGCTTCTTTGCAGGCTATTCCAAAGGATATCTATGAAGCGGCCAAAATAGACGGTGCAGGCTCCTTCCAGACATTATGGAGAATCACCCTGCCTAACATGAAGCCGGTCATTCAGCTCAACCTGTTCCTGACTGTTACCGGCGCGCTCGAAGTATTCGATCTGCCGTTCGTGCTGACCAAAGGCGGCCCGGCCGGCGCCAGTGAGACTTATGTGCAGAAGGTCGTCGATACGGCATTCGCTTTTAATAACTATGGCCTGGCCTCGGCCATGAGCATTATCCTGCTCTTCTTTGTTGTCATTGTGCTGCTGGTGCAGCAGTTAGTACTTAGCCGGGGAGGAGACAAATAA
- a CDS encoding extracellular solute-binding protein, with the protein MRNKLFSLSFVIIMALSLSLTGCGSNNNNNTATATDEPAATAAPANTGGDTAATTEPAAPSGADISGKITFLTNRTDMIGKEYDEYVKRFNEKYPNIKVEFEASQTDYNQQAKVRMASGELPDVMFIPTIPNSDLPKYFASLDDLGLTDQITFKDFKSYEGQLYGITTGNSTTGIVYNKKAFADAGITEIPKTWDEFLAACEKLKAAGVVPLASNFKDKWPLNDWVYSVPRIIDGDPNFPNEKLTSDTPFTMDNGYGKSLSLLRELNEKGYLEKDINSTNWEQSKKDIASGKFAMYYLGNWVINQVIGAGTTSDNVGFFPLPYDNSGTITAPLSPDFFYAVAKNSKNVDAAKAFVKWMIEESGYEDFAGFISPLKGKESNLTQLKEFQATGVVLQEGTVDDAQVTEITNKAQLDLPAMAQEFVLAKDPQTVFDKWNKAWAKAKKDLGY; encoded by the coding sequence ATGAGAAATAAGTTATTTTCGTTATCTTTTGTTATCATTATGGCTCTATCTCTATCCTTAACTGGCTGTGGTTCAAACAACAATAACAACACAGCCACCGCCACAGACGAACCTGCAGCAACCGCTGCTCCTGCTAACACCGGCGGAGATACAGCGGCAACCACTGAACCGGCAGCCCCAAGCGGCGCGGACATCAGCGGCAAAATCACCTTCCTCACCAACAGAACCGACATGATCGGCAAAGAGTATGACGAATATGTTAAGCGCTTTAATGAAAAGTATCCGAATATCAAGGTTGAATTCGAAGCCTCCCAGACCGACTACAACCAGCAGGCAAAAGTCAGAATGGCCAGCGGCGAGCTTCCTGACGTAATGTTCATCCCTACCATTCCTAACTCCGATCTGCCTAAATATTTTGCTTCACTCGACGACCTCGGTCTGACCGACCAGATTACCTTTAAAGATTTCAAATCCTATGAAGGCCAGCTGTACGGCATCACCACCGGTAACTCCACCACCGGGATTGTCTATAACAAGAAAGCCTTTGCCGATGCCGGCATCACTGAAATTCCTAAGACCTGGGACGAATTCCTCGCTGCCTGTGAAAAGCTGAAGGCTGCCGGCGTTGTGCCGCTCGCTTCCAACTTTAAAGACAAATGGCCGCTGAACGACTGGGTGTACTCCGTTCCCCGGATTATCGACGGCGACCCTAATTTCCCGAACGAGAAGCTGACTTCCGATACTCCTTTTACCATGGACAACGGCTACGGCAAATCGCTGAGCCTGCTTAGAGAGCTGAATGAGAAGGGCTATCTGGAAAAAGACATCAACTCCACCAACTGGGAACAATCGAAGAAAGACATTGCATCCGGCAAATTCGCCATGTACTACCTGGGCAACTGGGTCATCAACCAGGTTATCGGCGCAGGCACAACTTCCGACAATGTAGGCTTTTTCCCGCTCCCTTATGACAACTCGGGCACAATTACGGCTCCCCTGAGCCCTGACTTCTTCTACGCAGTAGCCAAAAACAGCAAAAATGTTGACGCTGCTAAAGCTTTTGTTAAATGGATGATTGAAGAATCCGGTTATGAGGATTTTGCCGGCTTCATCTCTCCGCTCAAGGGCAAAGAATCCAACCTGACTCAGCTGAAAGAATTCCAGGCTACCGGTGTAGTCCTGCAGGAAGGTACTGTGGATGACGCACAGGTTACTGAAATCACCAACAAAGCCCAGCTCGACCTGCCGGCTATGGCTCAGGAATTCGTCCTGGCTAAAGATCCGCAAACTGTCTTCGACAAATGGAATAAAGCATGGGCCAAAGCCAAAAAAGACCTCGGCTATTGA
- a CDS encoding glycoside hydrolase family 2 protein, producing MTHKQHVLDNWEFRAVGDEAWLPAVVPGTVHTDLLRNGLIDQPFYGTNEHGLQWIDKKDWEYRTTLQLDEDWQSLAVTELNFAGLDTYADVYVNNVHALSADNMFLAWTMDVKDLLRTGANEIVVRFRSAVKEDLPKLEQLGYDLPAPNDQSELGGLGEKRISVFARKAPYHYGWDWGPRFLTSGIWREAVLTGRNAAAIKDLYIRQDVIKKEEARLTAIVEVDAPEAWEGTLRITAEGQEWTRAVTLEPGMGTVELELVMDQPRLWWCNGLGAPELTLFRAGLLENGAVLAEAEVKTGLREIKLIRKPDAKGASFKFELNGVPVFAKGANHIPNDSFITEVTEERYRHEIASAAESNMNMLRVWGGGFYEEEVFYRLCDEYGLLVWQDFMFACSMYPGDGAFLANVQKEAEYNVKRLRNHPSIALWCGNNEIDSAWAQFEENMGWGWKEKLSAEIRETLWAAYEEIFHRILPEAVAANHPGIDYWPSSPLRELTNDIDQHAVRIAGDGDIHYWGVWHGIEPFENYNVKVGRFMSEYGFQSFPELKSVLTYAEEKDMELESEVMLAHQKNGRGNQIIKEYMDIYLPEAKDFKSFLYMSQILQAEAMRMAIESHRRNKPYCMGTLYWQMNDCWPVASWAGMDYYGRWKALQYTARRSFKDVLLSVEVTDGEKVQVYAVSDLREALSGELAVRLHDFSGAVLKEWKQPVQLEADSSAVVFSVPVAELLGGYAAEQVVLVAALEAADGSLLERKEHYFAAAKELKLDQPVLTLAEVPGSGGLSFTVSTDVLARGVYLTAEQEGIFSDNYFDLLPGEVKTVQFSQRRGAGAGVETGRAAGAASRVKAQDKAGAGAPDFVPAAPQGLEIRSMADYVK from the coding sequence ATGACACACAAACAGCATGTTTTGGACAATTGGGAATTCAGGGCCGTTGGAGATGAGGCGTGGCTTCCGGCAGTGGTGCCGGGTACGGTGCATACGGATTTGCTGCGTAACGGGCTGATTGATCAGCCTTTTTATGGAACGAACGAGCACGGTCTGCAATGGATTGATAAGAAGGATTGGGAGTACAGAACCACGCTGCAGCTGGATGAGGATTGGCAGAGCCTGGCGGTTACGGAGCTGAATTTTGCCGGACTGGATACATATGCCGATGTTTATGTGAATAATGTGCATGCGCTTTCGGCGGATAATATGTTCCTGGCGTGGACGATGGATGTCAAGGATCTGCTGCGGACAGGTGCAAATGAGATTGTGGTGAGATTCCGTTCTGCCGTAAAAGAGGATCTGCCGAAGCTCGAACAGCTGGGCTATGACCTGCCTGCCCCGAACGACCAGTCCGAGCTGGGTGGTCTCGGGGAGAAACGGATCAGCGTTTTTGCGCGCAAAGCACCCTATCATTATGGATGGGACTGGGGCCCGCGTTTTCTGACCAGCGGGATCTGGCGTGAAGCCGTGCTTACCGGACGGAATGCTGCGGCAATTAAGGATTTGTACATCCGTCAGGATGTTATTAAGAAGGAAGAGGCGCGTCTGACGGCAATTGTGGAAGTGGATGCACCGGAGGCGTGGGAAGGGACGCTGCGGATTACTGCGGAGGGGCAGGAGTGGACTCGGGCAGTTACATTGGAGCCGGGTATGGGCACAGTGGAGCTGGAGCTGGTAATGGATCAGCCTCGCCTGTGGTGGTGTAACGGGCTGGGAGCGCCGGAGTTAACCCTGTTCCGGGCGGGGCTGCTGGAGAACGGGGCTGTGCTGGCTGAAGCTGAGGTGAAGACAGGTCTGCGGGAAATCAAGCTGATCCGCAAACCGGATGCAAAAGGCGCCTCATTCAAATTCGAGCTGAACGGTGTGCCGGTGTTTGCAAAGGGTGCCAACCATATACCGAATGACAGCTTTATTACAGAAGTAACGGAAGAACGCTACCGGCATGAGATCGCATCAGCGGCAGAGTCGAATATGAACATGCTGCGTGTATGGGGCGGCGGCTTTTATGAAGAGGAAGTATTTTACCGTCTGTGTGATGAGTACGGCTTGCTGGTGTGGCAGGACTTTATGTTTGCCTGCAGCATGTATCCGGGAGACGGGGCATTCCTGGCAAATGTGCAAAAGGAAGCAGAGTACAATGTGAAGCGGCTGCGCAATCATCCATCTATCGCGCTGTGGTGCGGTAACAATGAGATTGACTCCGCCTGGGCACAGTTTGAAGAAAACATGGGCTGGGGCTGGAAAGAGAAGCTGAGTGCTGAGATCCGGGAGACGCTGTGGGCTGCTTATGAGGAAATCTTCCACCGGATTCTGCCGGAAGCGGTAGCAGCGAATCATCCGGGGATTGATTACTGGCCGTCGTCTCCACTGCGTGAGCTTACCAATGATATCGATCAGCACGCTGTGCGCATCGCGGGAGACGGGGATATTCATTATTGGGGCGTATGGCACGGGATCGAGCCGTTCGAGAACTACAACGTTAAAGTCGGCCGCTTCATGAGTGAATACGGCTTCCAGTCCTTCCCCGAGCTGAAATCGGTGCTGACCTACGCGGAAGAGAAGGACATGGAGCTGGAATCGGAAGTGATGCTGGCTCACCAGAAAAACGGCCGCGGTAATCAAATTATCAAGGAATATATGGATATCTATCTGCCAGAGGCAAAGGACTTTAAGTCATTCCTGTACATGAGCCAGATTCTTCAGGCAGAGGCGATGCGGATGGCGATTGAGAGCCACCGCCGGAACAAGCCGTATTGCATGGGAACGCTGTACTGGCAGATGAACGACTGCTGGCCGGTAGCTTCCTGGGCGGGCATGGATTACTACGGCCGCTGGAAGGCGCTGCAGTATACCGCGCGCCGGAGCTTCAAGGATGTTCTCCTTTCTGTGGAGGTAACTGACGGGGAGAAGGTGCAGGTTTATGCGGTTTCCGATCTGCGGGAAGCGCTCAGCGGGGAGCTGGCGGTGCGGCTGCATGACTTCAGCGGAGCGGTGCTGAAGGAATGGAAGCAGCCTGTGCAGCTTGAAGCTGATTCGTCGGCGGTTGTGTTCTCGGTGCCGGTGGCGGAGCTGCTTGGGGGCTATGCTGCGGAACAAGTCGTGCTGGTAGCTGCTCTGGAGGCTGCGGATGGTTCGCTGCTTGAGCGTAAGGAGCATTACTTTGCAGCGGCTAAGGAGCTGAAGCTGGACCAGCCGGTTCTTACACTGGCTGAGGTGCCGGGCAGCGGCGGCTTAAGCTTCACCGTCAGCACTGACGTGCTGGCCAGAGGCGTATACCTGACAGCGGAGCAGGAAGGTATCTTCTCGGATAACTATTTTGACCTGCTTCCGGGCGAGGTGAAGACTGTGCAGTTCTCACAGCGGCGCGGGGCTGGAGCGGGAGTGGAAACCGGAAGAGCCGCCGGGGCGGCGAGTAGAGTGAAAGCACAGGATAAAGCAGGTGCTGGTGCACCGGACTTTGTTCCGGCTGCCCCGCAAGGACTCGAAATCCGCTCTATGGCGGATTATGTGAAGTAA